The window TCCGTGAAGGCGGTTGAGATCCTTACTGCCATGGCCGTCCCGGTTGAGCTCTCTGATCGCGATTCTCTTGTGAAATCTGCTAGCACTTCGCTTAATAGTAAGGTTGTTAGTCAGTATTCTACTCTCCTCGCTCCTCTAGCTGTGGATTCAGTTCTCTCTGTAGTTGATCCTGCGAAACCTGATCTCGTGGATCTTAGAGATGTTAAGATTGTTAAGAAGCTGGGAGGGACTGTAGACGACACTCAGCTTGTTAAGGGTTTGGTTTTCGACAAAAAGGTTAGTCACGCTGCTGGTGGTCCGACTCGAGTTGAGAATGCAAAAATCGCTGTAATTCAGTTTCAGATATCTCCTCCTAAGACTGACATAGAACAGTCTATTGTAGTTTCTGACTATTCTCAAATGGATAGGATTCTGAAAGAAGAGAGGAACTATATCCTCAGCATGATCAAGAAGATCAAGGCGACTGGGTGTAATGTGCTGCTGATCCAGAAGAGTATCCTGAGGGATGCAGTGACTGATCTGTCTTTGCATTATCTTGCGAAAGCTAAGATTTTGGTCATTAAGGATGTCGAGCGTGATGACATTGAGTTCATTACCAAGACATTGAACTGTTTGCCAATTGCCAATATTGAGCATTTCCGTGCTGAAAAGATGGGTTATGCTGATTTGGTTGAGGAATCCTCACTGGGTGATGGTAATAAGATTGTAAAGATTACTGGGATTAAAGACATGGGGATGACTGCAACAGTTCTTGTCCGTGGCTCAAATCAACTTGTTCTAGATGAAGCAGAGAGGAGCTTGCACGATGCTTTGTGTGTTGTGAGGTGTTTAGTTAATAAGAAGTTTCTGATTGCCGGAGGTGGTGCCCCAGAGATTGAGCTTTCAAGGCAGTTAGGTGCATGGGCCAAGGTTCTTAAGGGTATGGAGAGTTTTTGTGTGCGGTCATTTGCAGAAGCACTTGAAGTTGTCCCCTATACATTATCTGAGAATGCTGGTTTGAATCCAATTTCTATTGTTACTGAACTTAGAAACAGACATGCTCAAGGTGAGATCAATGCTGGAATTAACGTGAGGAAAGGGCAAATCACGAATATCCTAGAGGAGAATGTGGTTCAGCCACTGCTAGTCAGCACAAGTGCAATCACATTGGCAACAGAATGCGTGAGGATGATTTTGAAGATTGACGATATTGTCACGGTTaggtaattttttattgtttgccTGAATTGATTATTTGCACTTCTCATATCGACTTGTTTTCATTCTTGTGAAACTTTAGTTGGACATTTGGTGTCAAATGAATGTAGAAACTTTTGAGGCAAATCTGAATTGATTTATTAGTGTTTTCTTGATCTTTCCCACTCAAAAGTATTTGTGTGATCCTATAATGTTAGTATTTATTGATTCATTAGATTAGTTTGAAACGATTCTCATATTTGGTTGATGGGTTCATTGGGATTTATGCTATGTATTACATTTATCCTTGTAtgtatctttatttatttactcttcTGGTTAATTAGTGATTGctagtttttctttctttctaattCCTTTGATCTTGAGTTGTTAAAGAAGCATCCTAAGGTTAGTATGCACAAGAACTGGCTAGCTGTTATATAGTATTAAATAGGAAAAAGAAAACTGGTTATTGCTTAACGAGCTGGTCACAATATAGTTATTTGGAACTCAAATCTTCTATATGAGTTGGTTCTCCTATGCTTTTTTAAAAGTGAGATCATTGATATTTGATAATCAACGCGAAAGTCGAATCGATAGTGGGGGAAATCCTCCAAACCATAACAGTACACGAGTCATGACATCGGTTGGAAAACACAAAAATCTCAAAGTAAAGTAAAACCACAAAACACTAAAATTGCCAAATCTAGGTTATAAAAAACAACTTGAAGCTCAATGTTCTCTGCGACAAGAAAATGATCCAACTTTGACCCTTTCCTCCCATCATAGTAGTTGATGCCTCTAGATAATCTTTGTTTTTCCTTGAAGAGCTTAGATTCCTTTCTTTTCGTGCTTTTTTGAATCTCAAATGTAATTTCTCTTATCTGTTGATGGATTCCACATCATCGATTCTTCTAAAGGTTGAACCAAGGTTAATAATCTCCATAGTACACATGTGACTCCTACACGATTTGGATTGAGCCCTTGGTTGCTTCTCATATATTTGAGAAACAAAATTCTCATCTAGGAATTAATCTTGACTAGTTAGTTGTAGACTTAAGAAAAAGAACATGTTTCAGTTTATAAGAAGTTGTTAGCCACTTAAACACAGATTTGTATCTTGATTCGGATCTGGTTAAGGAATTGCCATCGATTTTCTTAACATAGATCAAAATACGTTTGATATGATCATATGAAATGTGTAGTTAGTTGAGGTATACCGAAAATTACACAAGCCTTCGGTTAACCTTGGGTGCCTTTTTTAGGCATATTTAGACCGAACCAACTTCAGATAAACCACGTTATCAAACATAATTTCCTCAGTATCCACACCAGTCAATACGTTATTGAATTGTTTccatttcattttataaatgcTGAGAAATTTATCTCAACAGGATATTTTCTTCGAAGATGTACCATAAAACAGAAATGAAATGAGAAAGCATTTAAGTTCTGTTAGCAAACAAGTCAAACAAGTCTGTACACTACAAATTTTACGGCATGTCTGAAACTGTGACTGAACCTTCTTTGTCTTGTTCAATTCCATGAAAGATAAGATGCTTTGTTAGcgtctcttcttcttcctcatctcgCCTTTCCTGCTTCTGCTCTTCGGTCTTTCCCCACAATACAAAGTAAAGACCGAGTGTAATCATCAACGCACCAATAATCCTGTCTCGAAAATAAGCCAGTGGTTAGTCAGATCACTCTGTTTATTCTTTTGgcatttctttcttaatttacaGCAAATGTATGGCATTATCATTATTACCCTCCAGAATACAACTGATCTCCAAGGATTGCAAAAGCCATGATGGCAACAAGAACCGTCTGCACTGGTTGAAAGATGGCAACATACACTGGACCTCCTTTCTGTATACACCATGTTTGTAGAGCTATTACTATCCCTGATGCCACCACTCCCTGAAAGAGAATCATAAAAACTTCATTTTAAAACGCTATTCTGTTTGGAATAGAATTGCTCTTCTGGGTCAAATCCAAATACGCCTAAAAGAAGGCACGAGCGATAGAATTGCTCTTTATGTATGGTTGGATCCAGATCTAGTTATAAAAGTGATTATAATCTGTAAGTGGAGATGGGTGTATAAAGATCATTACTCCATATAAGATTGTGAAGACTTCTTCTCCTGATATAATTATCCAATGCTGAGGATCTCTCTCAGTGAAGGATGCAATTACCAACAATTGCATCAATCCAAAAAAGAGAGTAAACGATGTTAGCGAAAGCTTTGCTGGATACTTCTTCAAAACCGGAGCCTGCAAAAAACATTCAGAAACTTTAGCCGTTTTTCAAACTAATGGCAAACAAAATTTCATTGAATACTAACCTGGAATACAAACCAACCCGCCCACGACAAGCAGTGACAAAGTAGGTAAACACATCCCCATGTCCAGCTTTGTACTTCGTCCATTAATGGCGCCTGCCCTTGATCATGATGATGATCGAGATGAAGAGGAGGGCCTTTGTATAATGTAATGACTGTGG is drawn from Impatiens glandulifera chromosome 3, dImpGla2.1, whole genome shotgun sequence and contains these coding sequences:
- the LOC124930711 gene encoding T-complex protein 1 subunit delta-like, with the protein product MATAAVQAPRASKTESYVDNKRKEDIRQANIIAARAVADAVRTSLGPKGMDKMISMASGEVIITNDGATILNRMEVLQPAAKMLVELSKSQDIVAGDGTTTVVVIAGALLKQCLVLLNTGIHPTVISDSLHKVSVKAVEILTAMAVPVELSDRDSLVKSASTSLNSKVVSQYSTLLAPLAVDSVLSVVDPAKPDLVDLRDVKIVKKLGGTVDDTQLVKGLVFDKKVSHAAGGPTRVENAKIAVIQFQISPPKTDIEQSIVVSDYSQMDRILKEERNYILSMIKKIKATGCNVLLIQKSILRDAVTDLSLHYLAKAKILVIKDVERDDIEFITKTLNCLPIANIEHFRAEKMGYADLVEESSLGDGNKIVKITGIKDMGMTATVLVRGSNQLVLDEAERSLHDALCVVRCLVNKKFLIAGGGAPEIELSRQLGAWAKVLKGMESFCVRSFAEALEVVPYTLSENAGLNPISIVTELRNRHAQGEINAGINVRKGQITNILEENVVQPLLVSTSAITLATECVRMILKIDDIVTVR
- the LOC124930048 gene encoding WAT1-related protein At3g18200, whose product is MAKEQKGEKMKLLFALLVLQLCFAGFHIVSRVALNIGVSKIVYPIYRNIIALIMLCPFAYFLEKKERPPLTFSLLLQFFFLGLIGITANQVFYILGLYYANATIASAIQNLVPAITFVMASAMRLEQVNLRRREGLAKILGTIVSVGGATVITLYKGPPLHLDHHHDQGQAPLMDEVQSWTWGCVYLLCHCLSWAGWFVFQAPVLKKYPAKLSLTSFTLFFGLMQLLVIASFTERDPQHWIIISGEEVFTILYGGVVASGIVIALQTWCIQKGGPVYVAIFQPVQTVLVAIMAFAILGDQLYSGGIIGALMITLGLYFVLWGKTEEQKQERRDEEEEETLTKHLIFHGIEQDKEGSVTVSDMP